A genomic segment from Flavobacterium sp. 9R encodes:
- a CDS encoding TonB-dependent receptor, whose protein sequence is MKTKLLLLFFFTFLFSQAQKGVISGKVVDVDDKLPLPGALVQIVGMNKYAVTDYTGRYEFLNLSPGNYSLQIKYMGYSSATNEVQVNEGKNAVVDFSLKAAGTELNEVVVGDILKGQAKALNQQKNNKNIGNIISSDQVGRFPDANIGDALKRVSGVTMQYDQGEARNIIIRGLAPSLNSVSLNGDRIPSAEGDNRNVQMDLIPSDMISTIEVNKTLTSDMDADAIGGSVNLITRATPNKERISATLAGGYLPIREKGSYTAGFVYGNRFMDSKLGAVLSASYNNVDYGSDNIENEWVKDEFGNEFLQATEIRKYDVQRIRRSSSLALDYKFDDNNSIFANAIYNWRDDKENRYRTTYDDIEAIYDAVDTQKIIGYEGRIKRQTKGGVDNNRNDNRRLEDQRVQNYSLRGEHLIHSTLDLDWSANYSKAREYRPGERYIEYRQKGVDMTQDFSESKFPLLTTSGESIAKFKFDSVTENTDDTSESEFGAKVNIRVPFTVVPSQKGRLRAGLRLRIKEKSRDNKFFAYEPVNSGMGLLTDVNTVTFDGKGFNPGAKYIPGTFASAAYLGKLDLNNASLFDKEEDPAEFLTVNYNAKEKIYATYLRWDQDFNDKLSMVLGFRVENTKIDYTGNRVLDEETLEGQINNTNSYTNLLPSLTLQYKANKDLVIRAAATTALARPDYYALAPYVNNIAADREIAAGNPNLDVTFSNNYDLMVENYFKSVGIISGGVFYKKLDDFIYNFSDNQYTTEKFAKDFPGQANPIPTGENWSFIQPKNGDKVNVFGFEVAFQRQLDFLPGDFLKGFGIYLNYTYTNSEAKGIADEDGNERKNISLPGTAPHMFNGSLSWENKRFSARISTNFTSDYLDELGSEAYNDSYYDKQFFLDANASFKITSKLRIFAEANNLTNQPLRYYQGAVANTKQVEYYQARYNFGLKLDL, encoded by the coding sequence ATGAAAACAAAATTACTGTTGCTGTTTTTCTTTACTTTTCTATTTTCTCAGGCTCAAAAAGGGGTGATTTCTGGAAAAGTTGTTGATGTCGATGATAAGTTGCCTTTGCCTGGAGCTTTGGTACAAATAGTTGGTATGAATAAATATGCGGTTACTGATTATACTGGGCGCTATGAATTTTTAAATCTATCCCCAGGAAATTATAGTCTTCAAATTAAATATATGGGATATTCTTCTGCAACCAACGAAGTACAGGTTAATGAAGGTAAAAATGCAGTTGTAGATTTCAGCCTAAAAGCAGCAGGAACAGAATTGAATGAAGTGGTGGTTGGTGATATCTTAAAAGGACAAGCGAAGGCTTTGAATCAACAAAAAAACAATAAAAACATTGGTAACATAATTTCTTCTGATCAAGTAGGACGTTTTCCAGATGCTAATATAGGTGATGCCTTAAAAAGAGTTTCGGGTGTGACTATGCAATACGATCAAGGTGAGGCTAGAAACATTATCATTAGAGGTTTGGCGCCATCTTTGAACTCAGTGAGTTTGAATGGTGACAGGATTCCTTCTGCCGAAGGGGACAATCGTAATGTACAAATGGATTTGATTCCATCGGATATGATTTCTACTATAGAGGTAAACAAAACGCTTACTTCTGATATGGATGCTGATGCGATTGGTGGTTCTGTGAATTTAATTACGAGAGCAACACCGAACAAAGAACGTATTTCTGCAACATTGGCGGGCGGTTATTTACCTATTCGTGAAAAAGGGAGTTACACTGCTGGTTTTGTATACGGTAATCGTTTTATGGATTCTAAACTTGGAGCAGTTCTAAGTGCTTCGTATAATAATGTAGATTATGGATCTGATAATATCGAAAACGAATGGGTAAAAGATGAATTCGGTAATGAATTTCTACAAGCTACAGAAATTAGAAAATATGATGTACAAAGAATTAGAAGAAGTTCTTCTTTGGCTTTAGACTATAAGTTTGATGATAACAACTCTATTTTTGCGAACGCAATCTATAATTGGAGAGATGATAAAGAAAATCGATATAGAACTACTTATGACGATATCGAAGCCATTTATGACGCGGTTGATACCCAAAAAATTATCGGTTATGAAGGAAGAATAAAACGTCAAACCAAAGGTGGAGTTGACAATAATAGAAATGATAACCGTAGATTAGAAGATCAACGTGTGCAAAACTATTCTTTGAGAGGAGAGCATTTGATTCATTCCACTCTAGATTTAGATTGGTCTGCTAACTATTCTAAAGCAAGAGAATACCGTCCAGGTGAGCGATATATTGAGTATCGTCAAAAAGGAGTGGATATGACTCAAGATTTTTCTGAAAGTAAATTTCCATTATTGACTACTTCAGGTGAATCTATCGCTAAATTCAAATTTGATTCGGTTACCGAAAATACAGACGATACTAGCGAAAGTGAGTTTGGAGCAAAAGTTAATATTCGTGTACCATTTACCGTAGTTCCTTCTCAAAAAGGAAGACTTAGAGCAGGTTTAAGATTAAGAATTAAAGAGAAATCAAGAGACAATAAGTTTTTTGCCTACGAGCCAGTGAACAGCGGTATGGGACTTTTGACTGATGTTAACACGGTTACTTTTGATGGAAAAGGATTCAATCCTGGTGCTAAATACATACCAGGAACATTTGCTTCGGCTGCTTACTTAGGAAAATTAGATTTGAACAATGCTTCATTATTTGATAAAGAAGAAGATCCTGCCGAGTTTTTGACGGTAAATTACAATGCCAAAGAGAAAATTTATGCAACTTACTTAAGATGGGACCAGGATTTTAATGATAAACTTTCTATGGTTCTAGGATTTCGTGTAGAAAATACTAAAATCGATTATACAGGAAACCGAGTATTAGATGAAGAAACTTTAGAAGGTCAAATCAATAATACCAATTCGTATACTAATCTTTTGCCTAGTTTGACCTTACAATACAAAGCCAACAAAGATTTAGTTATTAGAGCGGCTGCGACTACAGCTCTGGCAAGACCTGATTATTATGCCTTAGCGCCTTATGTAAATAATATTGCTGCTGATAGAGAAATTGCCGCTGGAAATCCAAACTTGGATGTGACCTTTTCTAATAATTATGATTTGATGGTAGAAAATTACTTTAAATCTGTTGGGATTATTTCAGGAGGAGTTTTTTATAAAAAGTTAGATGATTTCATTTATAATTTTAGTGATAATCAATATACCACCGAGAAGTTTGCAAAAGATTTTCCAGGTCAGGCAAATCCAATTCCAACAGGTGAAAATTGGTCATTCATTCAGCCAAAAAATGGAGACAAAGTAAACGTATTTGGTTTTGAAGTGGCTTTTCAGCGTCAGCTAGACTTTTTACCAGGTGATTTCTTGAAAGGTTTTGGTATCTACTTGAATTATACTTACACCAATTCAGAAGCAAAAGGAATTGCTGACGAAGATGGAAATGAACGTAAAAATATCAGTTTACCAGGAACTGCACCTCATATGTTTAACGGTTCTTTATCTTGGGAAAACAAACGTTTTTCAGCTAGAATTTCTACTAATTTCACCTCAGATTATTTAGACGAATTAGGTTCTGAGGCATACAATGATAGTTATTATGACAAACAGTTCTTCTTAGATGCTAATGCCTCATTTAAGATAACTTCAAAATTGCGAATTTTTGCCGAAGCGAATAATTTAACCAACCAACCATTGCGTTATTATCAAGGTGCGGTTGCGAATACCAAACAAGTCGAGTACTATCAAGCTCGATATAACTTCGGGTTGAAGTTAGACTTGTAG
- a CDS encoding DUF4407 domain-containing protein: protein MLQSFFILCSGADKNLLEGCSQGEKTKFVGIGATVFFTAVMAFLASAYALFIVFDSVYPAIAFGLVWSLLIFNLDRFIVSTIRKRDKLSAEFLQATPRILLAIIIAIVISKPLEIKIFEKEINTVLLKEKNAMALKNKKEVADYFKTDLDKNKAEVDKLKLEISTKEKEVNTLYETYIAEAEGTAGTKKLGKGPVFKEKIAKHDMSKKELDTLQKTNLAKIAVLEKENKKLEADLDKKVTQTQPIIDGFDGLMARINALNSLPWLPSFFIMLLFLAIETSPIIAKLLSPKGEYDYKLEDLETALKATIEQDKYQRTLLVQTSASMHDKVYADIAEDKKLYELQRKNATDLLELQSNTFVEKQKSTL, encoded by the coding sequence ATGTTACAATCCTTTTTTATTTTATGTTCAGGAGCTGACAAAAACCTGCTAGAAGGTTGCTCCCAAGGTGAAAAAACCAAATTTGTAGGTATTGGAGCCACCGTGTTTTTTACAGCTGTGATGGCTTTTTTGGCGAGTGCCTATGCCTTATTTATTGTTTTCGATAGTGTATATCCAGCAATCGCTTTTGGGCTAGTTTGGAGTTTACTTATTTTTAACTTGGACCGATTTATTGTATCGACCATTAGAAAAAGAGACAAGCTAAGTGCCGAATTTTTGCAAGCTACTCCCCGTATTTTATTGGCAATCATCATTGCGATTGTGATTTCAAAACCGTTAGAAATTAAAATCTTCGAAAAAGAAATCAACACGGTGCTTTTGAAAGAGAAAAATGCGATGGCTTTGAAAAACAAAAAAGAAGTCGCTGACTATTTCAAAACCGATTTGGATAAAAACAAAGCCGAAGTAGATAAGTTAAAACTAGAGATTTCTACTAAAGAGAAAGAAGTCAATACCCTTTATGAAACCTACATTGCTGAAGCCGAAGGAACGGCTGGCACCAAAAAACTAGGTAAAGGCCCTGTCTTTAAGGAAAAAATTGCCAAACACGATATGTCAAAGAAAGAATTAGATACCTTACAAAAAACCAATTTGGCTAAAATTGCCGTTCTAGAAAAAGAAAACAAAAAACTGGAAGCCGATTTGGACAAAAAGGTAACGCAAACCCAACCTATTATTGATGGTTTTGATGGACTAATGGCGAGAATCAATGCTTTGAATAGTTTGCCTTGGTTGCCTTCTTTTTTCATTATGTTGCTATTTTTAGCTATAGAAACTTCGCCTATTATTGCCAAATTATTATCTCCCAAAGGGGAATATGATTATAAACTAGAAGACCTCGAAACAGCATTAAAAGCTACAATTGAACAGGACAAATACCAACGTACTCTTTTGGTACAAACCAGCGCCAGTATGCACGACAAAGTATATGCGGATATTGCAGAAGATAAAAAACTGTATGAATTGCAACGAAAAAACGCAACAGATTTATTGGAATTACAATCCAATACTTTTGTGGAAAAGCAAAAAAGTACTTTGTAA
- a CDS encoding NAD(P)/FAD-dependent oxidoreductase gives MTTTVIIGGSFAGMTAALEIKRKGKDQHKVILIDKSPLFLFIPSLIWVPFGRRDIKDISFKKEGILTKKGIDFVNEEATKIDATAQIVYTDKGEYHYDNLVIATGPKVKYDIAPGVEEFSHYVGTPNGAMKIRTALQEFKKNPGPIVIGATQNAGCMGAAYEFLFNIEKWLREENIRKKVDLYWITPEDYLGHFGIDGMPMGESMLKGFMKMFNIHYRTEVGVKEVQKNKVILTNDEELPSDFTMLMPPFIGVDLVTNSPDLHATPAGYIPVGDDYRHRDYKNIWAAGIAVDVKLPFTPKSVPFGSPKTGYPSDETGKIVAENIIRVAKGQAQLIKKEWGRIPGLCIMDAGKKEVIIFSTSLFKPRTFAIMIPNIIFDFNKVILEKYFLWKSKNGYAFLP, from the coding sequence ATGACTACAACGGTAATTATTGGTGGAAGTTTTGCTGGAATGACTGCTGCACTTGAAATAAAACGAAAAGGGAAAGACCAACACAAAGTAATTTTAATAGATAAATCACCCTTATTTTTATTCATCCCTTCTTTAATTTGGGTTCCTTTTGGGAGAAGAGATATCAAGGATATTTCATTTAAGAAAGAAGGAATATTGACCAAAAAGGGAATCGATTTTGTAAACGAAGAAGCCACAAAAATTGATGCCACAGCACAAATTGTATATACAGACAAAGGAGAATACCATTACGATAATCTTGTTATAGCCACTGGGCCAAAAGTAAAATATGACATAGCTCCTGGAGTTGAAGAGTTTTCGCATTATGTGGGTACACCCAATGGAGCGATGAAAATTAGAACAGCTTTGCAAGAATTCAAAAAGAATCCTGGACCAATCGTTATTGGTGCTACTCAAAATGCGGGTTGTATGGGTGCGGCCTATGAGTTTTTATTCAATATCGAAAAATGGTTACGAGAAGAAAACATTCGTAAAAAAGTTGATTTGTACTGGATTACACCAGAAGATTATTTGGGACATTTTGGGATAGATGGTATGCCAATGGGCGAATCTATGCTGAAAGGATTTATGAAAATGTTCAATATTCATTATAGAACCGAAGTTGGAGTAAAAGAAGTTCAAAAAAACAAAGTAATCTTAACGAACGATGAAGAACTGCCTAGTGATTTTACTATGTTGATGCCGCCTTTTATTGGAGTAGATTTGGTGACCAATTCTCCTGATTTGCATGCTACACCAGCGGGTTATATTCCTGTAGGAGATGATTATCGTCATCGTGATTACAAGAACATTTGGGCAGCAGGAATTGCTGTTGATGTGAAATTACCTTTTACACCTAAATCCGTTCCTTTTGGTTCTCCCAAAACAGGTTATCCTTCTGATGAAACTGGAAAAATTGTAGCCGAAAATATTATTCGAGTTGCCAAAGGTCAAGCCCAATTAATCAAAAAAGAATGGGGAAGAATACCTGGACTTTGTATTATGGATGCTGGAAAAAAAGAAGTGATTATCTTTTCAACTTCTTTGTTTAAACCACGAACTTTTGCCATTATGATTCCGAACATTATTTTCGATTTTAATAAAGTGATTTTAGAGAAATATTTTCTTTGGAAAAGCAAAAATGGTTATGCCTTTTTACCCTAA
- a CDS encoding PH domain-containing protein, with translation MKEQIKKFLNEEQDPKAIEKITTKLNDILMKNEEVGYIAVQKKPALTVLPDSIVLTNKRIIICQPKNLGLSMHFIDYTWDEVDGAFVKENILGSEFTFSTKTELQVTIDYIPKIQARKIYTYAKEQLDSLKNGATTPIADAVITPEAEIVEEVETEEVTNFAEIMPTTTTHEASFVTESEPVSSAGLNQEELFAKLQNYKKLLDNGLILQGEYDAFKKEILSQM, from the coding sequence ATGAAAGAACAAATCAAAAAGTTTTTAAACGAAGAGCAAGACCCAAAGGCAATCGAGAAAATTACAACCAAGCTCAACGATATTTTAATGAAAAACGAAGAGGTAGGTTATATTGCGGTTCAAAAGAAACCCGCTTTGACTGTTTTGCCTGATAGTATCGTTTTGACCAATAAAAGAATTATCATTTGCCAACCCAAAAACTTAGGGCTTTCAATGCATTTTATTGATTATACTTGGGATGAGGTTGATGGAGCTTTTGTAAAAGAAAATATTTTAGGTTCAGAGTTTACTTTCTCTACCAAAACAGAATTGCAAGTAACGATTGATTACATTCCAAAAATTCAAGCGCGCAAAATTTACACTTATGCAAAAGAACAATTGGATAGTTTGAAAAATGGAGCAACCACTCCAATCGCCGATGCAGTAATTACTCCCGAAGCTGAAATTGTGGAAGAAGTAGAAACAGAAGAAGTAACAAATTTTGCTGAGATTATGCCAACAACAACCACTCACGAGGCTAGTTTTGTAACTGAATCAGAGCCTGTTTCTAGTGCCGGTTTGAACCAAGAAGAATTGTTTGCCAAATTACAAAACTATAAAAAGCTATTAGACAATGGTTTGATTCTGCAAGGCGAGTACGATGCCTTCAAGAAAGAAATCTTGAGTCAGATGTAA